One genomic segment of Occultella kanbiaonis includes these proteins:
- a CDS encoding ABC transporter ATP-binding protein: MSLTQTSTSDQEDVVVADPILTLDHVSKHYEVRSSSNPFVRPDLLRAVDDVSLTIGRGETFGLVGESGSGKSTLGRVAVRLSTPTSGSVEFDGLDISHLGGTNLRRVRRHMQVVFQDPLGSLNPRMDVGDIIGEPLRVFDKVRGSELDDRVADLMRAVGLDPSRAGARPRALSGGQRQRVGIARAISLNPKLILADEAVSALDVSVQAQISNLLVDLRESLGLTYLFIAHGLPIVRQVCQRVGVMYLGRLMEYGTIDDVFENPQHPYTRALMAASPIPDPTVRRERIVLHGEPPSPLELPSGCRFRTRCPMAQDVCADVAPPLVQLGNGHAAECHFAGQLEAAA; the protein is encoded by the coding sequence GTGAGCCTCACGCAGACCAGTACGAGCGACCAGGAGGACGTCGTCGTCGCCGACCCGATCCTCACCCTCGACCACGTCTCCAAGCACTACGAGGTCCGCAGCAGCTCGAACCCCTTCGTGCGACCCGACCTCCTGCGCGCCGTCGACGACGTCTCCCTCACCATCGGGCGCGGCGAGACGTTCGGGCTGGTGGGGGAGTCCGGGTCCGGGAAGTCGACCCTCGGCCGGGTTGCGGTGCGGCTCAGCACACCGACGTCCGGCAGCGTGGAGTTCGACGGCCTCGACATCTCCCACCTGGGCGGGACGAACCTGCGGAGGGTCCGCCGGCACATGCAGGTGGTGTTCCAGGATCCGCTCGGCTCCCTGAACCCGCGGATGGACGTCGGGGACATCATCGGTGAGCCGTTGCGGGTCTTCGACAAGGTGCGCGGCTCCGAGCTCGACGACCGGGTGGCCGACCTGATGCGCGCCGTCGGGCTGGACCCGTCCCGGGCCGGCGCACGCCCGCGCGCCCTCTCCGGCGGACAGCGCCAGCGCGTCGGGATCGCCCGGGCGATCTCGCTCAACCCCAAGCTGATCCTTGCGGACGAGGCGGTCTCCGCGCTCGACGTGTCGGTGCAGGCCCAGATCAGCAACCTGCTCGTGGACCTGCGCGAGAGCCTCGGGCTGACGTACCTGTTCATCGCCCACGGACTACCGATCGTGCGCCAGGTCTGCCAGCGTGTCGGCGTGATGTACTTGGGCAGACTCATGGAGTACGGCACGATCGATGACGTGTTCGAGAACCCGCAGCACCCCTACACCCGCGCGCTGATGGCGGCCTCCCCGATCCCGGACCCCACCGTCAGGCGGGAGCGGATCGTGTTGCACGGTGAACCGCCCAGCCCGTTGGAGCTGCCGAGCGGCTGCCGGTTCCGGACCCGGTGCCCGATGGCACAGGACGTGTGCGCCGACGTGGCTCCGCCGCTGGTGCAGCTCGGCAACGGTCACGCCGCCGAGTGCCACTTCGCCGGTCAGCTCGAGGCGGCCGCCTGA
- a CDS encoding carbohydrate ABC transporter permease, whose protein sequence is MSPDQLTPERPTAERTSAASVAGAHGSSPARRTRRAFGSQQLGRAALVFLMIVVAVPFVFPIWWMVTSSMKTTSEILSLPPSLWPESPSIESYRQVFELQPFAQQYVNSLYIAVLVTVGTMAVAAFAGYAFARIRFPGSNALFVLVLVGLLVPSEVTIVPLFRMVNSAGLIDTHWPLIVIPILGAPSVLATFIMRQFFVTLPGELEEAGRMDGLSRFGIFARIALPLSRSALAAVAIFTFLKSWNLYLEPLVYLSTKSNFTLPQALTQYVDAYGGPIWNVQLAATTLTVIPVLIVFIAAQRQFIEGLANSGLKG, encoded by the coding sequence ATGAGTCCTGATCAACTGACGCCAGAGCGCCCGACGGCGGAGCGCACCTCGGCCGCGTCAGTCGCCGGTGCTCACGGCTCGTCTCCGGCGCGCCGCACGCGGCGCGCGTTCGGCAGCCAGCAGCTCGGGCGGGCGGCGCTGGTGTTCCTGATGATCGTCGTCGCGGTGCCCTTCGTGTTCCCGATCTGGTGGATGGTCACGTCGAGCATGAAGACCACGAGCGAGATCCTGAGCCTGCCGCCCAGCCTCTGGCCGGAGTCCCCCTCGATCGAGTCCTACCGTCAGGTCTTCGAGCTGCAGCCGTTCGCCCAGCAGTACGTGAACAGCCTGTACATCGCGGTGCTGGTGACCGTCGGCACGATGGCCGTGGCGGCCTTCGCCGGGTACGCGTTCGCGCGGATCCGGTTCCCCGGCTCCAACGCGCTGTTCGTGCTCGTGCTGGTCGGCCTGCTGGTGCCGTCCGAGGTGACGATCGTGCCGCTGTTCCGGATGGTGAACTCGGCCGGGCTGATCGACACCCACTGGCCGCTGATCGTGATCCCGATCCTCGGGGCGCCCAGCGTGCTGGCCACGTTCATCATGCGCCAGTTCTTCGTCACCCTCCCGGGCGAGCTCGAGGAGGCCGGCCGGATGGACGGCCTGAGCCGGTTCGGCATCTTCGCCCGGATCGCGCTGCCGCTGTCCCGCTCGGCCCTCGCGGCTGTCGCGATCTTCACGTTCCTGAAGTCCTGGAACCTGTACCTCGAGCCGCTCGTCTACCTGTCCACGAAGTCCAACTTCACCCTCCCGCAGGCGCTCACGCAGTACGTGGACGCCTACGGCGGCCCGATCTGGAACGTCCAGCTCGCGGCCACCACCCTGACCGTGATCCCCGTGCTGATCGTGTTCATCGCCGCTCAGCGACAGTTCATCGAAGGGCTGGCCAACTCGGGGCTGAAGGGCTGA
- a CDS encoding LacI family DNA-binding transcriptional regulator, translating into MARRRSGGGRVTQADVARLAGVSQTVVSMVLNGTGITQHRVGDDTRRRVLDAIERTGYVANPIAQRLAGGNSALVGVYTYEPVFPSSAGDFYQPFLEGVEREAQQRGVDLVLFTSMSAHHGGPLVDGGALHRLRVADGCVLLGRHSHAQDLVALASQDFPYAFVGRRAAPGVTVPFAGADYDEATAVVTRQLLELGHRRIGMVTVTPPHESIEDRVRGYRRAMRAAGQLPVTFEDPDLTSGEFFGTLTEHGITAVLTVSDLAHDVYSAALARGLRVPEDLSIARLGDPEQREPSVVDWAGFTIPRIEMGAEALRIVLRQLTPSDPHGDEPERDLQAFIPCETFTGSTIAAPPTSTTTRRTTKENSHR; encoded by the coding sequence ATGGCGCGACGACGCTCCGGTGGTGGCCGCGTCACCCAGGCTGACGTCGCCCGCCTCGCGGGTGTGAGCCAGACAGTGGTCTCGATGGTCCTCAACGGCACCGGGATCACCCAGCACCGCGTCGGCGACGACACCCGCCGCCGGGTACTCGACGCGATCGAGCGGACCGGCTACGTCGCCAACCCGATCGCCCAGCGGCTGGCCGGTGGCAACAGCGCACTCGTCGGCGTGTACACCTACGAGCCGGTCTTCCCGAGCAGCGCCGGTGACTTCTACCAGCCGTTCCTCGAGGGTGTCGAGCGCGAGGCACAGCAACGCGGCGTCGACCTGGTGCTGTTCACGTCCATGTCCGCCCACCACGGCGGACCACTGGTCGACGGCGGCGCGCTCCACCGGCTCCGGGTCGCCGACGGGTGCGTCCTCCTGGGTCGCCACTCCCACGCGCAGGACCTCGTCGCGCTGGCCAGCCAGGACTTCCCGTACGCGTTCGTCGGCCGCCGCGCCGCCCCCGGCGTCACCGTCCCGTTCGCGGGCGCCGACTACGACGAGGCGACCGCCGTCGTCACCCGCCAGCTCCTGGAGCTGGGACACCGGCGGATCGGCATGGTCACCGTCACCCCGCCGCACGAGTCCATCGAGGACCGGGTCCGTGGCTACCGGCGCGCGATGCGCGCCGCCGGGCAACTGCCGGTGACGTTCGAGGACCCCGACCTGACCTCCGGCGAGTTCTTCGGGACCCTCACCGAGCACGGGATCACCGCGGTGCTCACCGTCTCGGACCTGGCCCACGACGTCTACAGCGCGGCCCTCGCCCGCGGTCTCCGGGTACCCGAGGACCTGTCGATCGCCCGCCTCGGCGACCCGGAGCAGCGTGAACCGAGCGTCGTCGACTGGGCCGGGTTCACCATCCCCCGCATCGAGATGGGCGCCGAAGCACTGCGCATCGTGCTCCGACAGCTCACGCCATCCGACCCGCACGGCGACGAGCCGGAGCGGGACCTGCAGGCCTTCATCCCGTGCGAGACCTTCACCGGCTCGACCATCGCTGCCCCACCCACATCCACGACCACCAGACGCACCACCAAGGAGAACTCCCACCGATGA
- a CDS encoding FAD-dependent oxidoreductase, producing the protein MSGNIADEHTQVLVVGGGLGGVAAALAAARSGATVVLTEEFEWIGGQSTSQGVPLDEHPWIEDFGCTRSYRRYRDGIRDYYRRAYPLTDEAAARSDLNPGAGWVSKLCHEPRVAVAVLEEMLAPYRSSGQLRLFTGYRPVAADAVDGVVATVTLAPVDGGTHIRVSADYVIDATELGDLLPLAGIDYVTGFESRAETGEPSAPEQAQPDNIQALSICFAVEHQAGADHTIPRPAQYEKWRAVQPEFWGAPLVSWTAPHPRTLEITSRHFEPNTGDDVLAVVADQSANPGDTNLWTFRRIIAADMFAKGTFDSDLTLVNWPSIDYFEAPVIDVPEDVAAARLEDARQLSLSMLYWMQTEAPRPDGGAGWPGLRLRPDVMGTEDGLAMAPYHRESRRIRALTTVTEQDVSPAARGEDTARTYTDSVGVGMYRIDLHPSTGGDNYIDVPAAPFQIPLGALIPRGGGNLLAGAKNLGVTHITNGCYRLHPVEWNVGEAAGMLAAHCLSQGLTPADVHTDPDAVGVFQHLLEADGFELSWPDGVYAY; encoded by the coding sequence ATGAGCGGCAACATTGCGGACGAACACACCCAGGTCCTCGTGGTCGGTGGGGGGCTCGGCGGCGTCGCCGCCGCCCTCGCCGCGGCACGGTCCGGTGCCACCGTCGTCCTCACCGAGGAGTTCGAGTGGATCGGCGGACAGTCCACCTCCCAGGGCGTGCCCCTGGACGAGCATCCCTGGATCGAGGACTTCGGCTGCACCCGGTCCTACCGCCGGTACCGCGACGGGATCCGCGACTACTACCGGCGGGCCTACCCGCTCACCGACGAGGCCGCGGCCCGCAGCGATCTCAACCCGGGCGCGGGCTGGGTCAGCAAGCTGTGCCACGAGCCCCGCGTCGCCGTGGCGGTGCTGGAGGAGATGCTCGCCCCGTACCGGTCCAGCGGGCAGCTGCGCCTGTTCACCGGGTACCGCCCGGTCGCCGCGGACGCCGTCGACGGCGTCGTCGCCACGGTCACCCTGGCCCCGGTCGACGGCGGCACGCACATTCGCGTCAGTGCGGACTACGTCATCGACGCCACCGAGCTCGGGGACCTGCTGCCCCTGGCCGGCATCGACTACGTGACCGGGTTCGAGTCCCGGGCCGAGACCGGCGAGCCGAGCGCTCCCGAGCAGGCGCAGCCGGACAACATCCAGGCGCTGAGCATCTGCTTCGCCGTGGAGCACCAGGCCGGGGCCGACCACACGATCCCCAGGCCCGCGCAGTACGAGAAGTGGCGCGCCGTGCAGCCGGAGTTCTGGGGCGCACCACTGGTCAGCTGGACCGCGCCGCACCCGCGGACCCTGGAGATCACCTCCCGGCACTTCGAGCCCAACACCGGTGACGACGTGCTCGCGGTCGTCGCCGATCAGAGCGCCAACCCCGGCGACACGAACCTGTGGACCTTCCGCCGGATCATCGCCGCGGACATGTTCGCCAAGGGCACGTTCGACAGCGACCTCACCCTGGTGAACTGGCCGTCCATCGACTACTTCGAGGCACCCGTCATCGACGTGCCCGAGGACGTCGCCGCGGCCCGGCTCGAGGACGCCCGCCAGCTCAGCCTCTCGATGCTGTACTGGATGCAGACCGAGGCACCCCGGCCCGACGGCGGCGCCGGCTGGCCCGGCCTGCGGCTGCGCCCGGACGTCATGGGCACCGAGGACGGTCTCGCGATGGCCCCGTACCACCGGGAGAGCCGCCGCATCCGCGCCCTGACCACGGTCACCGAGCAGGATGTCTCCCCCGCCGCCCGCGGCGAGGACACGGCCCGCACCTACACCGACAGTGTCGGCGTCGGCATGTACCGGATCGACCTGCACCCCTCCACCGGCGGTGACAACTACATCGACGTGCCCGCGGCGCCGTTCCAGATCCCGCTCGGCGCGCTGATCCCCCGCGGCGGCGGGAACCTGCTCGCCGGTGCGAAGAACCTCGGCGTCACCCACATCACGAACGGCTGCTACCGGCTGCACCCCGTGGAGTGGAACGTGGGCGAGGCCGCCGGCATGCTCGCCGCGCACTGCCTGAGCCAGGGCCTGACCCCCGCCGACGTGCACACCGACCCCGACGCCGTCGGGGTCTTCCAGCACCTCCTCGAGGCCGACGGCTTCGAACTGAGCTGGCCCGACGGCGTCTACGCCTACTGA
- a CDS encoding carbohydrate ABC transporter permease, translating into MTSITTTGRAGRPQRRSAWRRRDAATGYAFVAPAVIGAIAFVIVPLGAVIWYSLHEWNVLANTFTFVGPQNYQDMLSDGALHDSLIASLWFSLGVVVLNITLSLFLAVLLNQHLPGTTLFRVLFFTPVVVSLVAWTIVWGFLLQADNGINGFLAEFGITGPNWLRNNVTAMISVIVVQVFKNVGLNMVLFLSALQSVPEEIQEAARLDGAGAWRRFFSITLPMISPTMLLVAILTVVGSLETFALIDVLTDGGPGTSTTVLVFYLYRQAFEFNQFGYASAISVLLFVIVLALTLLQWQTRKRWVFHES; encoded by the coding sequence ATGACCTCGATCACCACCACTGGTCGGGCGGGCCGGCCCCAGCGCCGGTCCGCCTGGCGGCGGCGCGACGCCGCAACCGGATACGCCTTCGTGGCGCCCGCCGTCATCGGCGCGATCGCGTTCGTGATCGTGCCCCTCGGCGCGGTCATCTGGTACTCCCTGCACGAGTGGAACGTGCTGGCGAACACGTTCACGTTCGTCGGCCCGCAGAACTACCAGGACATGCTCAGCGACGGTGCCCTGCACGACTCGCTGATCGCGAGCCTGTGGTTCTCGCTCGGCGTCGTCGTCCTGAACATCACGCTCTCGCTGTTCCTCGCGGTGCTGCTCAACCAGCACCTGCCCGGCACCACGCTGTTCCGGGTCCTGTTCTTCACGCCGGTCGTCGTCTCGCTCGTGGCGTGGACGATCGTCTGGGGGTTCCTGCTGCAGGCGGACAACGGCATCAACGGCTTCCTGGCGGAGTTCGGAATCACCGGGCCGAACTGGCTGCGCAACAACGTGACGGCCATGATCTCGGTCATCGTGGTGCAGGTCTTCAAGAACGTCGGCCTGAACATGGTGCTGTTCCTGTCCGCACTGCAGTCGGTACCCGAGGAGATCCAGGAGGCCGCCCGGCTCGACGGCGCCGGCGCGTGGCGCAGGTTCTTCTCCATCACCCTGCCGATGATCAGCCCGACCATGCTGCTCGTCGCGATCCTCACCGTGGTCGGTTCGCTCGAGACGTTCGCCCTGATCGACGTTCTCACCGACGGTGGCCCGGGCACCTCGACGACCGTCCTCGTGTTCTACCTGTACCGGCAGGCCTTCGAGTTCAACCAGTTCGGGTACGCCAGTGCCATCTCCGTGCTGTTGTTCGTGATCGTGCTGGCCCTGACCCTGCTCCAGTGGCAGACCCGGAAGCGGTGGGTGTTCCATGAGTCCTGA
- a CDS encoding DUF4127 family protein — MRSLTALLGAAALVATSFVAVPTAQAAPPGPAGAPVSLGEIALVPLDDRPFPAVTPLEIAAAGGHTGIAPPTEYLGEFLTHGDPDAVGQWWRENAGRADASVVALPMLAYGGLVASRTCATDLATAQDRLGVLEEVKDEDPNQPIYAFDVIQRLTIEPTSGYPGMYSGPVRRWAELMDQVENLGMEELRAEYEEVTASIPEDIRADYLCARARNHEINREMIQAAATGTIDFLVLGQDDASAFGPHRAEKEQLAALIAELGVGDRVKIYPGADVLGALLTAKLVVERLGVDPSVAVAWSRTPGTEWTAPYQDIPYNDLVDEYIATLGAHRTDAPDADVLLMANTSGPGSLDPFVDRIAAEVARGRLVAVGDDAVAGVVDPELYSLLTPRIDVAELGGWSGWNVGIALSQSVVRAALLQAGGTLAAGDGPRDALVPRQRQQVLTDAATAHLRLLLEEQIHTGLYRNNVRDSVRQYAVSHGDDPQYMTVVFDGANALAVERTEPLAQAFFAEEFAGVPIRIGSDGRREHTVTVSGLTSLELRLGWPRYQELDVFPEVALTDAPPAQPVSLALLPAHVSVLPGAGVPLDLTAVLRNDTARPVNATVSVSAPDGWTVPGPARVVLQPFQVLDVPVPVTTAELAPNSSAAVEVVLTPRGSSAASATTTIGAAWRNIALASSGASVQASGQWNQYAADRAIDGNTASTASRWISPVGMPQWLEVTFAGPEPVDTVGLYQYAGYLLSDYTISALVDGAWVEVASATVNTEVTPVHDFETVVATALRLEVTGTRDGQVRLYELEATCRTVGACD; from the coding sequence ATGCGCTCGCTCACCGCTCTCCTCGGGGCCGCCGCCCTCGTCGCCACGTCGTTCGTCGCGGTACCCACCGCGCAGGCGGCCCCACCCGGACCGGCGGGCGCGCCCGTCTCCCTTGGCGAGATCGCCCTGGTGCCGCTGGATGACCGGCCATTCCCCGCCGTCACCCCGCTGGAGATCGCCGCGGCGGGTGGCCACACCGGGATCGCCCCGCCCACCGAGTACCTGGGTGAGTTCCTCACCCACGGGGACCCGGACGCCGTCGGGCAGTGGTGGCGCGAGAACGCCGGCCGGGCGGACGCCTCGGTGGTCGCCCTGCCGATGCTCGCCTACGGCGGGCTGGTCGCCTCCCGGACCTGCGCCACTGACCTCGCCACGGCACAGGACCGGCTCGGTGTCCTCGAGGAGGTCAAGGACGAGGATCCGAACCAGCCGATCTACGCCTTCGACGTGATCCAGCGGCTCACGATCGAGCCCACGAGTGGCTATCCCGGCATGTACTCCGGCCCGGTCCGCCGGTGGGCCGAGCTGATGGACCAGGTCGAGAATCTCGGCATGGAGGAGTTGCGCGCGGAGTACGAGGAGGTGACCGCGTCGATCCCCGAGGACATCCGCGCCGACTACCTGTGCGCTCGGGCCCGCAACCACGAGATCAACCGGGAGATGATCCAGGCAGCCGCGACCGGCACGATCGACTTCCTGGTCCTCGGGCAGGACGACGCGAGCGCGTTCGGCCCGCACCGCGCGGAGAAGGAACAGCTCGCGGCCCTGATCGCCGAGCTCGGCGTCGGCGACCGCGTCAAGATCTACCCCGGCGCGGACGTGCTCGGAGCATTGCTCACCGCGAAGCTGGTGGTCGAGCGGCTCGGAGTGGACCCGTCCGTGGCCGTCGCGTGGTCCCGCACGCCCGGCACCGAGTGGACCGCCCCGTACCAGGACATCCCGTACAACGACCTCGTGGACGAGTACATCGCCACGCTCGGGGCGCACCGCACCGACGCCCCCGACGCGGACGTCCTGCTCATGGCGAACACCTCCGGGCCGGGGTCCCTCGATCCGTTCGTGGACCGGATCGCCGCCGAGGTGGCCCGTGGCCGGCTCGTCGCGGTCGGTGACGATGCGGTCGCCGGGGTCGTCGACCCCGAGCTGTACTCGTTGCTGACTCCCCGGATCGACGTCGCCGAACTCGGCGGCTGGTCCGGCTGGAACGTGGGGATCGCCCTGTCGCAGTCCGTGGTCCGGGCCGCACTGCTCCAGGCCGGCGGAACCCTCGCCGCCGGTGACGGCCCCCGGGACGCCCTCGTGCCCCGCCAGCGGCAGCAGGTGCTCACCGACGCCGCGACCGCCCACCTGCGCCTGTTGCTCGAGGAGCAGATCCACACCGGGCTGTACCGCAACAACGTGCGGGACTCGGTGCGCCAGTACGCGGTCAGCCACGGGGACGACCCGCAGTACATGACAGTGGTGTTCGACGGGGCGAACGCGCTCGCCGTTGAACGCACCGAGCCCCTGGCCCAGGCGTTCTTCGCCGAGGAGTTCGCCGGTGTGCCGATCCGGATCGGCAGCGACGGTCGCCGGGAGCACACCGTGACCGTATCCGGGCTGACGTCGCTGGAGCTGCGGCTCGGCTGGCCCCGCTACCAGGAGCTCGACGTGTTCCCCGAGGTGGCACTGACCGACGCCCCACCGGCCCAGCCGGTCAGTCTTGCCCTGCTGCCGGCGCACGTGTCGGTGCTCCCGGGTGCGGGTGTCCCGCTCGACCTGACCGCGGTGCTGCGCAATGACACCGCGCGCCCGGTGAACGCCACGGTCAGCGTGAGCGCACCGGACGGCTGGACCGTGCCCGGGCCGGCCCGGGTGGTGCTGCAGCCGTTCCAGGTCCTCGACGTGCCGGTGCCGGTGACGACGGCGGAGCTCGCCCCGAACTCGTCCGCCGCGGTCGAGGTGGTCCTCACCCCGCGGGGCTCCTCCGCCGCCTCGGCGACCACCACCATCGGCGCCGCCTGGCGCAACATTGCCCTCGCCTCCTCGGGCGCGAGCGTGCAGGCCTCCGGGCAGTGGAACCAGTACGCCGCGGACCGGGCGATCGACGGCAACACCGCGAGTACCGCGAGCCGCTGGATCTCGCCCGTGGGCATGCCGCAGTGGCTCGAGGTGACCTTCGCCGGGCCGGAGCCGGTCGACACCGTCGGCCTGTACCAGTACGCCGGGTACCTGCTCTCCGACTACACGATCTCGGCACTGGTGGACGGCGCCTGGGTCGAGGTCGCATCCGCCACGGTCAACACGGAGGTGACGCCCGTGCACGACTTCGAGACCGTCGTGGCCACGGCCCTGCGCCTGGAGGTCACCGGCACCCGGGACGGACAGGTGCGCCTGTACGAGCTCGAGGCGACCTGCCGCACCGTCGGCGCCTGCGACTGA
- a CDS encoding ABC transporter substrate-binding protein: protein MNPQIRRRHFLSMVGIGALGTTALAACSDGDAGDEPADGPVDLRMTVWTASEDHLALFQEIADAYIADHPDEVSSVTFETIPFEDYTTNLTTQLAGGNAPDLAWIFESNAPEFVSSGALVDVRETLSGTEGYDFEDVGESALELWEDGDALYAYPFSNSPFVMFVNTDRLAAASQPNPAELVASDGWTYDAARDISAASVAALGGAGLVVRDFDYMNWTNLASVWGGWDAEPWSADGTTCEFDSPEMVAALEWFQDAVFVKNAIPGPGTSADFFAGDTTMTITQISRASSLDGSFNWDIVPLPAGPTQQENIVGQAGVGVLAAGANTQAAANFLAFFTNPENSASLSLYFPPPRESLLNPQTLAAGNPLFSEAQLDIVVDSISGATTKPSHANFAQVDTTARGALDAMWSADADVAAVAADVCEAIQPLLEG from the coding sequence ATGAATCCCCAGATCCGCCGTCGTCACTTCCTGTCCATGGTGGGCATCGGCGCCCTCGGCACCACCGCGCTCGCCGCGTGCTCCGATGGCGATGCCGGCGACGAGCCCGCCGACGGTCCCGTCGACCTGCGCATGACGGTCTGGACCGCGTCCGAGGACCACCTCGCCCTGTTCCAGGAGATCGCCGACGCCTACATCGCCGACCACCCGGACGAGGTCTCCTCCGTCACGTTCGAGACCATCCCGTTCGAGGACTACACCACCAACCTGACCACCCAGCTCGCCGGCGGGAACGCGCCGGACCTCGCCTGGATCTTCGAGTCCAACGCCCCCGAGTTCGTCTCCTCCGGGGCGCTCGTGGACGTGCGCGAGACCCTCTCCGGCACCGAGGGCTACGACTTCGAGGACGTCGGCGAGAGCGCCCTCGAGCTGTGGGAGGACGGCGACGCCCTGTACGCCTACCCGTTCTCGAACTCGCCGTTCGTGATGTTCGTGAACACGGACCGGCTCGCAGCCGCGAGCCAACCGAACCCGGCCGAGCTGGTCGCGTCCGACGGGTGGACCTACGACGCCGCCCGCGACATCTCCGCAGCCTCCGTGGCCGCGCTCGGCGGCGCCGGCCTCGTGGTCCGAGACTTCGACTACATGAACTGGACCAACCTCGCCAGCGTCTGGGGTGGCTGGGACGCAGAGCCCTGGAGCGCGGACGGCACCACCTGCGAGTTCGACTCCCCCGAGATGGTCGCGGCCCTGGAGTGGTTCCAGGATGCGGTGTTCGTCAAGAACGCCATCCCGGGGCCTGGCACGAGCGCCGACTTCTTCGCCGGCGACACGACGATGACGATCACGCAGATCTCGCGGGCATCCTCCCTCGACGGCTCGTTCAACTGGGACATCGTCCCGCTCCCGGCCGGACCCACCCAGCAGGAGAACATCGTCGGTCAGGCCGGCGTCGGCGTGCTGGCCGCGGGCGCGAACACGCAGGCGGCGGCGAACTTCCTGGCGTTCTTCACGAACCCGGAGAACTCCGCGTCGCTGTCCCTGTACTTCCCGCCGCCGCGCGAGTCGCTGCTGAACCCGCAGACCCTCGCGGCCGGGAACCCGCTGTTCAGCGAGGCCCAGCTCGACATCGTCGTGGACTCGATCAGCGGCGCCACCACGAAGCCGTCGCACGCGAACTTCGCTCAGGTGGACACCACCGCGCGAGGTGCGCTGGATGCCATGTGGAGCGCGGACGCGGATGTCGCCGCCGTGGCGGCCGACGTGTGCGAGGCGATCCAGCCGCTGCTCGAGGGCTGA
- a CDS encoding MFS transporter — protein sequence MARIDGRSIGILIVSNLLGGVGVASGVAVGGLLAERLGGTSVAGLAQAASVLGAAVAAVPLATMATRRGRRWALSLGYAFAVVGALLIIASAVLSQLIIMLVGLGLFGVAQAVNLQSRYAAADNAPLASRARTMSIVIWATTVGSVAGPNLTAVGDRLGLSLGLPGLVGAYLFSVVSFASAATVLALFFRPMAAPAAPSPTAAPAEPSATAPAGPDPTAAVGSAVTPRPVGAIAALRWAGRHPVARFAVVLIACAHSVMVMVMVMTPLHMQHHGMSLELVGIVISLHVLGMYALSPVFGWLADRWGAVHTAIGGMVILVVAVALGFLAAALAAGGAEHAEHGGDGGGSTLTAVALTILGIGWSACIISASSLLAGVSSDEVRIPLQGATDAGMNYAGALAAALAGPILAFGDFRGVNVAAVIILIPAFALVLPALRRHIAGDAADTDDAGGAPEPGDAQGDIGENEAPPSGSTGAPFADSARPRP from the coding sequence ATGGCGCGGATCGATGGGCGGAGCATCGGGATCCTGATCGTATCCAACCTGCTCGGTGGCGTGGGCGTGGCCTCCGGGGTGGCGGTCGGCGGCCTGCTCGCGGAGCGGCTCGGCGGCACCTCGGTGGCGGGGCTGGCCCAGGCCGCGAGCGTGCTCGGTGCCGCCGTCGCCGCGGTGCCGCTCGCGACGATGGCCACCAGGCGCGGCCGGCGCTGGGCGCTCTCGCTCGGCTACGCGTTCGCCGTCGTCGGCGCACTGCTGATCATCGCGTCGGCCGTGCTCTCCCAGCTGATCATCATGCTGGTGGGCCTCGGCCTGTTCGGTGTGGCGCAGGCCGTGAACCTGCAGTCCCGGTACGCCGCCGCGGACAACGCCCCGCTCGCGAGCCGGGCCCGGACGATGTCGATCGTGATCTGGGCGACCACGGTCGGATCCGTGGCCGGCCCGAACCTGACGGCGGTGGGGGACCGGCTCGGGCTCTCGCTCGGCCTGCCGGGGCTCGTCGGCGCGTACCTGTTCTCGGTGGTGTCGTTCGCCTCCGCCGCGACCGTGCTGGCGCTGTTCTTCCGGCCGATGGCGGCCCCCGCCGCGCCGAGCCCGACGGCGGCTCCCGCCGAGCCGAGCGCGACGGCTCCCGCCGGGCCGGACCCGACGGCGGCCGTCGGGTCCGCGGTGACGCCCCGCCCGGTCGGTGCGATCGCCGCGCTGCGCTGGGCCGGACGCCACCCGGTGGCGCGGTTCGCGGTGGTCCTGATCGCGTGCGCGCACTCGGTGATGGTCATGGTGATGGTGATGACCCCCCTGCACATGCAGCACCACGGCATGTCCCTGGAGCTCGTCGGGATCGTGATCAGCCTGCACGTGCTGGGCATGTACGCGCTCAGCCCGGTGTTCGGGTGGCTGGCCGACCGGTGGGGCGCCGTGCACACCGCCATCGGCGGCATGGTGATCCTCGTCGTGGCGGTGGCCCTCGGGTTCCTCGCCGCCGCGCTGGCCGCGGGTGGCGCCGAGCACGCCGAGCACGGCGGGGACGGCGGCGGCAGCACCCTCACCGCGGTCGCGCTGACCATCCTCGGGATCGGCTGGTCCGCCTGCATCATCTCAGCGTCGTCACTGCTGGCCGGCGTCTCCTCCGACGAGGTGCGGATCCCGCTCCAGGGCGCCACCGACGCCGGGATGAACTACGCCGGCGCCCTCGCCGCCGCCCTCGCCGGACCGATCCTGGCGTTCGGGGACTTCCGGGGCGTGAACGTCGCCGCGGTGATCATCCTGATCCCGGCCTTCGCACTGGTGCTGCCGGCGCTGCGCCGGCACATCGCCGGGGACGCCGCGGACACGGACGACGCCGGCGGTGCCCCCGAGCCCGGCGATGCCCAGGGCGACATCGGCGAGAACGAGGCACCGCCGTCGGGCAGCACGGGTGCCCCGTTCGCCGACAGCGCGCGCCCGCGACCCTGA